The region AGTATTTTATCTACCCGGGCTAATCTGCCTAATCCTTTTTCACCACAGGCTAAAATGCCCTCTTCTGGCTCAATAAACTGGATACCATAAGATTTTAATTTTTTGATATTTACCTGGACCATTGGGTTAAGATACATCTTTTCATTCATCGCCGGGGCAATTAGAATAGGACAATGACAGGCAAGGGCAAAAGTGGTTAAAAAATCATCGGCTATACCGCAGGCTATTTTACCAATAATATTTGCTGTGGCTGGGGCAATTAAGAAAATATCCGCTTTATCTACCAAAGTTATGTGCTCTACCCCAGATGAAGCAGGTATCTCAAAAAGGTCTGTGATGACTTTATTTTTAGATATGGTTTGAAGGGTAAGTGGTGAGATGAATTGTATCGCAGATTTAGTCATTATAACCGTAATATTTGCTCCAAGTTTGACTAACTGACTGGTTATCTCTGCAGATTTATAAGCCGCTATACTTCCTGTTATTCCCAGAATAATATTTTTACCGTTATACATCTTCTATTCCCAATTGCTCTAAAATTTCTTTCCCAATTTTTTTTACCTTATTTTTCTCCGCAATAATGATAGATTTTAATTTTCCGACCGTTACTCCTATATCGTCATTGACGACGCAATAATCATACTTCTCAAGATTTTTTAATTCTTGTTTTGCCAGTGAAAGTCGTTTTTCTATTTCTTCCAGGCTATCTGTCATTCGATTGGATAATCGTGTTTTTAAATCCTCTATGAAAGGTGGGATAATAAATATCAGGACACTGTTATCTCTATATGTTCCCTGAACATTCATTGCCCCTTGAGCATCAATGTCGAGGAGAACATCCATTCCAGAGGCAAGTGATTCATTAAGGAATTTTTTAGGGGTGCCATAATAATCATCATAAATCTTTGCCCATTCGATAAATTCACCCTTTTTAATTTTATCCTCAAATTCATCAACATCAACAAAAATATAATCCGCTCCATTAATTTCATTCTCGCGTGGTTGTCTGGTAGTCATTGATACAGAAAAGACAAGATTAGGTGTAGTTTTGATTAATCTTTTACATATCGTTGTTTTCCCTGCACCCGAAGGGGCAGAGATGACAATAAGTAGATTTTTCCCCATAGAAATATTTTCCTCCTTTTTAACAGTGCATTACTCTACATTTTGAATTTGTTCACGAATCTTTTCTAATTCATTTTTTGCCTGAAGGACAAACTGAATAATTTTTATATCCCCTGTTTTAGAACCAATAGTATTTATCTCGCGATGTAATTCCTGGGCTAAAAACTCTAATTGTCTGCCTATTGGCTTATCTGCGGCTAATGTATCATCAAATTGCTGAATATGGCTTTTTAGTCGGACTAATTCTTCCGTAATATCACACTTATCCGCAAAAATAGCTATCTCTTGATAAAGTCGGGTTTCATCAAAAAACTCTTTATCTATTTTTAGTGTGGCCAGTCTATTTTTTAATTTCTCCTTATATTCTAAAATTACCTGTGGTGTTCTTTTTTCAATTTCTGCCACTAATTCTTTTATGTTGTTAATTCTTAATTTTAATTCAGTCTCTATCTTTTTCCCTTCATTTATTCTTGTTGATAATAATCCTTCTACGGCTTTATTTAATGGTTCCTTCAACCATTCCCATAATTTATCTTTTATTTCCATATCAGAATTTTTACTGATAATATTACTTATTCCAATGATATGGCTTAGTTTAAGGTCATCTTTT is a window of bacterium DNA encoding:
- the gmk gene encoding guanylate kinase; translated protein: MGKNLLIVISAPSGAGKTTICKRLIKTTPNLVFSVSMTTRQPRENEINGADYIFVDVDEFEDKIKKGEFIEWAKIYDDYYGTPKKFLNESLASGMDVLLDIDAQGAMNVQGTYRDNSVLIFIIPPFIEDLKTRLSNRMTDSLEEIEKRLSLAKQELKNLEKYDYCVVNDDIGVTVGKLKSIIIAEKNKVKKIGKEILEQLGIEDV
- a CDS encoding YicC/YloC family endoribonuclease codes for the protein MLKSMTGYGAGSNEYFSVEIQAVNHKFSEIKISTPPFMTFLENKIKEYVQEKVNRGKLYIPINTKNSVTSSFNKFQIDHNLVKAYLDSFRQAGKSFRLKDDLKLSHIIGISNIISKNSDMEIKDKLWEWLKEPLNKAVEGLLSTRINEGKKIETELKLRINNIKELVAEIEKRTPQVILEYKEKLKNRLATLKIDKEFFDETRLYQEIAIFADKCDITEELVRLKSHIQQFDDTLAADKPIGRQLEFLAQELHREINTIGSKTGDIKIIQFVLQAKNELEKIREQIQNVE